One window from the genome of Emys orbicularis isolate rEmyOrb1 chromosome 10, rEmyOrb1.hap1, whole genome shotgun sequence encodes:
- the BNIP2 gene encoding BCL2/adenovirus E1B 19 kDa protein-interacting protein 2 isoform X2, whose amino-acid sequence MEGVEFKEEWQDEDFPRPLPEDDHVEADILAATGQQGQHEVNGNKVRKKLMAPDISLTLDHSEESVLSDDLDESGEVDLDDLDTPSENSNEFEWEDDLPKPKTTEVMRKGSLPEYTAAEERDDGRRWRMFRIGEQDHRVDMKAIEPYKKVISHGGYYGDGLNAIVVFAVCYMPESSQPNYRYLMDNLFKYVIGTLELLVAENYMIVYLNGATTRRKMPSLGWLRKCYQQIDRRLRKNLKSLIIVHPSWFIRTLLAITKPFISSKFSQKIRYVFTLAELAELIPMEYVGIPECIKQYEEEKFRKKHKRIDQELDGKQEQKSEQ is encoded by the exons ATGGAAGGTGTTGAATTTAAGGAAGAGTGGCAAGATGAAGATTTTCCAAG GCCCCTACCAGAGGATGATCATGTTGAAGCAGATATACTAGCTGCAACTGGCCAACAAGGCCAGCATG AAGTGAATGGAAACAAAGTTAGGAAGAAACTAATGGCTCCAGATATTAGCTTAACACTGGATCACAGCGAGGAATCGGTGTTGTCTGATGACTTAGATGAGAGTGGAGAGGTCGATTTGGATGATTTAGATACTCCATCTGAGAACAGTAATGAGTTTGAATGGGAAG ATGATCTTCCAAAACCAAAAACTACTGAAGTAATGAGAAAAGGATCGCTTCCTGAATAcactgctgcagaggagagaGATGATGGGCGACGCTGGCGTATGTTCAGGATTGGAGAACAGGATCACAGGGTGGACATGAAGGCAATTGAACCCTATAAAAAAGTTATCAGCCACGGAG gTTATTATGGCGATGGGTTAAATGCCATTGTTGTGTTTGCTGTTTGCTATATGCCTGAAAGCAGTCAGCCTAACTACAGATATCTAATGGATAATCTATTTAA ATATGTTATTGGCACTTTAGAACTGTTAGTAGCAGAGAACTATATGATAGTTTACTTAAATGGTGCTACAACACGGAGAAAAATGCCAAGTTTAGGCTGGCTCAGGAAATGTTACCAGCAAATTGATAGAAG GTTAAGGAAAAACCTGAAATCGTTAATAATAGTTCATCCTTCTTGGTTTATCAGAACACTTCTGGCCATCACAAAACCTTTTATTAG CTCAAAATTCAGCCAAAAAATTAGATATGTCTTTACCCTGGCAGAGCTAGCTGAACTCATCCCCATGGAATATGTTGGCATACCAGAATGCATAAAACA GTATGAAGAAGAAAAGTTTAGAAAGAAACACAAAAG aaTTGACCAAGAGCTTGATGGGAAACAAGAACAGAAAAGTGAACAGTAA
- the BNIP2 gene encoding BCL2/adenovirus E1B 19 kDa protein-interacting protein 2 isoform X1: MEGVEFKEEWQDEDFPRPLPEDDHVEADILAATGQQGQHEVNGNKVRKKLMAPDISLTLDHSEESVLSDDLDESGEVDLDDLDTPSENSNEFEWEDDLPKPKTTEVMRKGSLPEYTAAEERDDGRRWRMFRIGEQDHRVDMKAIEPYKKVISHGGYYGDGLNAIVVFAVCYMPESSQPNYRYLMDNLFKYVIGTLELLVAENYMIVYLNGATTRRKMPSLGWLRKCYQQIDRRLRKNLKSLIIVHPSWFIRTLLAITKPFISSKFSQKIRYVFTLAELAELIPMEYVGIPECIKQYEEEKFRKKHKRIDQELDGKQEQKSEHLSRHTKNCMGMELNCPFNHKSYPFRSRLKYPGGEVWKILHCLYFVDGDLPFPVLSGTSHKH; encoded by the exons ATGGAAGGTGTTGAATTTAAGGAAGAGTGGCAAGATGAAGATTTTCCAAG GCCCCTACCAGAGGATGATCATGTTGAAGCAGATATACTAGCTGCAACTGGCCAACAAGGCCAGCATG AAGTGAATGGAAACAAAGTTAGGAAGAAACTAATGGCTCCAGATATTAGCTTAACACTGGATCACAGCGAGGAATCGGTGTTGTCTGATGACTTAGATGAGAGTGGAGAGGTCGATTTGGATGATTTAGATACTCCATCTGAGAACAGTAATGAGTTTGAATGGGAAG ATGATCTTCCAAAACCAAAAACTACTGAAGTAATGAGAAAAGGATCGCTTCCTGAATAcactgctgcagaggagagaGATGATGGGCGACGCTGGCGTATGTTCAGGATTGGAGAACAGGATCACAGGGTGGACATGAAGGCAATTGAACCCTATAAAAAAGTTATCAGCCACGGAG gTTATTATGGCGATGGGTTAAATGCCATTGTTGTGTTTGCTGTTTGCTATATGCCTGAAAGCAGTCAGCCTAACTACAGATATCTAATGGATAATCTATTTAA ATATGTTATTGGCACTTTAGAACTGTTAGTAGCAGAGAACTATATGATAGTTTACTTAAATGGTGCTACAACACGGAGAAAAATGCCAAGTTTAGGCTGGCTCAGGAAATGTTACCAGCAAATTGATAGAAG GTTAAGGAAAAACCTGAAATCGTTAATAATAGTTCATCCTTCTTGGTTTATCAGAACACTTCTGGCCATCACAAAACCTTTTATTAG CTCAAAATTCAGCCAAAAAATTAGATATGTCTTTACCCTGGCAGAGCTAGCTGAACTCATCCCCATGGAATATGTTGGCATACCAGAATGCATAAAACA GTATGAAGAAGAAAAGTTTAGAAAGAAACACAAAAG aaTTGACCAAGAGCTTGATGGGAAACAAGAACAGAAAAGTGAACA TCTCAGCAGACACACAAAGAATTGCATGGGCATGGAGCTGAACTGTCCTTTCAACCATAAAAGTTATCCATTCAGGTCAAGATTGAAGTACCCTGGAGGGGAGGTGTGGAAAATCTTGCACTGCCTTTACTTTGTAGATGGAGATCTTCCATTTCCAGTGCTATCTGGCACTTCTcataagcactaa